A region from the Kineothrix sp. IPX-CK genome encodes:
- a CDS encoding glycoside hydrolase family 13 protein — protein MDLNGFSKIEYDQHYISRMRPVFNRRALFSDMSEDYVYPPEPSAYGEITVKFRTEKNNVDKVFFVCNNEKHMMVKAESDDCFDYYIHTVQLEDREIAYHFEIQAGKLVCYYNCGGAMKNMDKHFEFRLIPGYKTPDWAKGAVMYQIYVDRFYNGDTSNDVLTNEYCYIGENSVKVEDWNKYPAKVGMREFYGGDLQGVLDKMDYLQDLGVDVIYFNPLFVSPSNHKYDIQDYDYIDPHFGRIVEDGGSLLDPGQENRIASRYINRVTNKANLEASNQLFVQVVEEAHRRGMKVILDGVFNHCGSFNKWMDRERIYENAEGYEKGAYVSKESPYRNYFSFQDKNAWPYNSTYDGWWGHDTLPKLNFEGSRDLFDYVMYIAKKWVSAPYNVDGWRLDVAADLGHSQEYNHYFWKQFHKVVKEANPNAIVLAEHYGNPKEWLHGDEWDTIMNYDAFMEPVTWFLTGMQKHSDDYREDMLGDVDSFWGAMIYNGANMTMPSAYIAMNELSNHDHSRFLTRTNKKVGRTSTHGPEAANEGVDKAVLREAVVIQMTWPGAPTIYYGDEAGVAGFTDPDNRRTYPWGSEDEELIAFHKEMIQIHKKNKEFLTGSIKWYPDTERNVLAYGRFNRQEQSLILINNNDHEVTQEIPVWYLGTPKEGVMTRLILTSKTGYNTEQKEYPIISGKVKVTLPPTACIVLKSPKKTMKKFLQFK, from the coding sequence ATGGACTTAAATGGATTTTCTAAAATCGAATATGACCAGCATTATATATCCAGAATGCGTCCTGTTTTTAATAGAAGAGCTTTATTCAGCGATATGAGCGAGGATTATGTATATCCTCCGGAACCCAGTGCTTATGGAGAGATCACTGTAAAATTTCGAACGGAAAAAAATAATGTGGATAAGGTTTTTTTCGTATGCAACAATGAAAAGCATATGATGGTCAAAGCTGAATCCGATGATTGTTTTGATTATTACATCCATACAGTACAGTTGGAAGACAGAGAAATAGCATATCATTTCGAGATTCAGGCAGGAAAGCTTGTCTGTTATTATAACTGCGGCGGGGCCATGAAGAATATGGATAAGCATTTTGAGTTCCGGCTAATACCCGGTTATAAGACTCCGGACTGGGCTAAGGGGGCGGTCATGTATCAGATATATGTGGATCGTTTCTATAACGGAGATACTTCTAACGATGTTCTGACCAATGAATATTGCTATATCGGGGAGAACTCGGTAAAGGTAGAAGACTGGAACAAGTATCCGGCGAAAGTAGGGATGAGAGAATTCTACGGCGGCGACTTACAGGGAGTCTTGGACAAAATGGACTATTTGCAGGATTTGGGAGTGGATGTCATTTATTTTAATCCGTTGTTCGTATCCCCTTCGAATCATAAATACGATATTCAGGACTACGATTACATCGATCCCCATTTCGGAAGAATTGTAGAGGATGGAGGAAGCTTGCTGGACCCGGGTCAGGAGAACCGGATTGCTTCCAGATACATTAACAGGGTGACCAACAAGGCCAATTTGGAGGCCAGCAACCAGCTGTTTGTTCAAGTGGTGGAGGAGGCGCACCGGCGAGGTATGAAGGTCATACTGGACGGGGTGTTCAACCACTGCGGTTCTTTCAATAAGTGGATGGACAGAGAGAGAATTTATGAGAATGCCGAGGGTTATGAAAAGGGAGCATATGTATCCAAGGAAAGCCCATACCGCAATTATTTCTCATTTCAGGATAAGAACGCATGGCCCTATAACAGTACATATGACGGCTGGTGGGGACATGATACCCTTCCTAAGCTTAATTTCGAGGGTTCCAGGGACTTGTTTGATTACGTCATGTATATTGCGAAAAAATGGGTTTCTGCACCTTACAATGTAGATGGCTGGCGTCTGGATGTGGCCGCGGATCTGGGACACTCGCAGGAATATAACCATTATTTCTGGAAACAGTTTCATAAGGTCGTAAAGGAAGCGAATCCTAACGCCATAGTGCTTGCTGAGCATTACGGCAATCCGAAAGAATGGCTGCACGGTGATGAATGGGATACCATTATGAACTACGATGCCTTTATGGAGCCTGTAACATGGTTTTTGACGGGAATGCAGAAGCACAGTGATGATTATAGAGAAGATATGCTTGGAGACGTTGACAGCTTTTGGGGAGCTATGATTTATAACGGTGCTAATATGACGATGCCCTCTGCGTATATCGCGATGAACGAATTGTCCAATCACGACCATTCCAGGTTTCTTACCCGGACGAATAAAAAGGTGGGAAGAACCAGCACCCATGGTCCTGAGGCTGCAAATGAGGGCGTGGACAAAGCTGTTTTGCGGGAAGCGGTAGTTATCCAGATGACGTGGCCCGGCGCTCCAACCATATATTACGGGGATGAAGCAGGTGTGGCAGGCTTTACCGATCCGGATAACCGGAGAACTTATCCGTGGGGCAGCGAGGACGAAGAGCTGATCGCTTTTCATAAGGAAATGATTCAGATACATAAGAAGAATAAGGAATTTCTGACCGGCTCCATTAAATGGTACCCGGATACAGAGAGAAACGTCCTCGCATACGGACGTTTCAACAGGCAGGAACAATCACTTATCTTAATCAACAACAATGACCATGAGGTGACACAGGAGATTCCGGTATGGTACTTAGGCACGCCCAAAGAGGGAGTAATGACACGTTTGATTCTGACGTCGAAAACAGGCTATAATACGGAGCAGAAGGAATATCCTATTATTTCCGGCAAGGTCAAAGTAACACTGCCTCCAACGGCATGTATTGTCCTTAAATCCCCTAAAAAGACGATGAAAAAGTTCTTGCAATTTAAATAG